A region of Vitis vinifera cultivar Pinot Noir 40024 chromosome 13, ASM3070453v1 DNA encodes the following proteins:
- the LOC100853941 gene encoding uncharacterized protein LOC100853941 translates to MSQSHIVSALILLLILLPCFHSARLLNDFPAAATHLALPTDELHLPPEKHSGALPCEMGPNNNYPGPHRLPRKYRPLYLNHVLPKGTTPPSGPSKGINDVKN, encoded by the coding sequence ATGTCTCAATCCCACATCGTCTCCGCACTCATCCTCCTCCTCATCCTCCTCCCATGTTTCCACTCAGCTCGTCTACTCAACGACTTCCCCGCCGCCGCCACCCACCTCGCGCTTCCCACCGATGAACTCCACCTTCCACCGGAGAAACACTCCGGCGCTCTTCCATGTGAGATGGGGCCGAACAACAACTACCCGGGACCTCATAGGCTCCCAAGAAAGTACCGGCCGCTGTATCTGAACCATGTTCTCCCCAAGGGCACCACGCCGCCGTCGGGACCCAGCAAAGGAATCAACGACGTGAAGAACTAG